In a single window of the Panthera leo isolate Ple1 chromosome A1, P.leo_Ple1_pat1.1, whole genome shotgun sequence genome:
- the SMIM23 gene encoding small integral membrane protein 23 translates to MVIEQVGSRGRVAAEILERRRGSRCEDKKQTLLALLILVLYVGTGMSGRSWEVSERIRECNYPQNPVASQGFEYQTDEPAEEPIKVIRTWLKEHLHVFLEKLEKEVQELEQLVQDLEGWLDALLGEGHPEDPCSNFKNDL, encoded by the exons ATGGTGATCGAACAGGTGGGCAGCAGGGGGCGAGTGGCAGCCGAGATTCTTGAAAGGAGAAGGGGCAGTCGCTGTGAGGACAAGAAACAG ACGCTGTTGGCGTTGCTGATCTTGGTCCTGTACGTGGGCACAGGAATGTCAG GAAGAAGCTGGGAGGTGTCAGAAAGGATCAGAGAATGTAACTATCCCCAGAATCCTGTGGCTTCCCAG GGATTTGAATACCAGACCGATGAACCCGCAGAAGAGCCAATAAAGGTCATCAGGACCTGGCTGAAGGAACACTTGCACGTTTTCTTggagaagctagaaaaagaggtGCAGGAGTTGGAGCAGCTGGTACAGGACCTGGAGGGATGGTTGGATGCCCTTCTGGGAGAGGGGCACCCGGAGGATCCCTGCTCCAACTTCAAGAACGATTTGTGA